From one Macaca nemestrina isolate mMacNem1 chromosome 3, mMacNem.hap1, whole genome shotgun sequence genomic stretch:
- the LOC105486231 gene encoding LOW QUALITY PROTEIN: TOX high mobility group box family member 4-like (The sequence of the model RefSeq protein was modified relative to this genomic sequence to represent the inferred CDS: substituted 2 bases at 2 genomic stop codons), protein MITGPSHPFLSGAEIFHTPSLGDEEFEIPPISLDSDPSLAVSNVVDHFDDLADPSSSQNGSFSAQYGVQTLNYSMRTRYSANSPVTIDVPMTDMTSDLIGHSQLTTIDQSELSFQLGLSSGGGTILPPAQSPEDRLSTTPSPTSSLHEDGVEDFRRQLHSQKTVVVEAGKKQKVPKKRKKKDPNKPQKPVSAYALFFCDTQAAIKGQNLNATFGEVSKIVASMWDSLGEKQKQVYKRKTEAAKKEYLKALTAYIDNQECQATVETVELDPAPPSQTPSPSPMATVDPASPAPASIEPPALFPTTVNSTLSSYVANQASSGVGGQPNITKLIITKQTLPSSITMSQEGMVTVIPATVVTSQGLQLGQTSTATIQPSQQAQIVTWSVSQAAAAAAASMQLPPPRLQPPPLQQMPQPPTQQQVTISQQLPPLQAIKQPPPQKVXINLQQQLSPLQIKSVSLPTLKVQTTLVPPTVESSPEQPMNNSPEAHTVEATSPETICEMITDVVPEVXSPSQIDVELVSGSPVALSPQLRCLSSGCENTSIVSKDWNNEYCSNECVVKHCRDVFLVWVASRNSNTVVFVK, encoded by the exons ATGATCACAGGGCCTTCACACCCCTTCCTGTCAGGGGCTGAGATATTCCATACACCAAGCTTGGGTGATGAGGAATTTGAAATCCCACCTATCTCCTTGGATTCTGATCCCTCATTGGCTGTTTCCAACGTGGTTGACCACTTTGATGACCTGGCAGACCCTTCCTCTTCACAGAATGGCAGTTTTTCAGCCCAGTATGGGGTCCAGACATTGAAC TACTCTATGAGAACTCGGTATAGTGCCAACTCACCTGTTACAATTGATGTACCAATGACAGACATGACATCTGACTTGATAGGGCATAGCCAGTTGACCACCATTGATCAGTCAGAACTGAGTTTCCAACTGGGTTTGAGCTCAGGGGGTGGCACCATCCTGCCACCTGCCCAGTCACCTGAAGATCGTCTTTCAACCACCCCTTCACCTACTAGTTCACTTCACGAGGATGGTGTTGAGGATTTCCGGAGGCAACTTCACAGCCAGAAGACAGTGGTGGTGGAAGCAGGGAAAAAGCAGAAGGtcccaaagaagagaaaaaagaaagatcctAATAAACCTCAGAAACCAGTTTCAGCATATGCTTTATTCTTTTGTGATACACAGGCTGCCATCAAGGGACAGAATCTTAATGCCACTTTTGGTGAGGTTTCAAAAATTGTGGCCTCCATGTGGGATAGTCTTGGAGAGAAGCAAAAACAGGTATATaagaggaaaactgaggctgcCAAGAAAGAGTATCTGAAGGCATTGACTGCTTACATAGACAACCAAGAGTGTCAGGCCACTGTGGAAACAGTGGAATTGGATCCAGCACCACCATCACAAACTCCTTCTCCATCTCCTATGGCTACTGTTGACCCAGCATCTCCAGCACCAGCTTCAATAGAGCCCCCTGCCCTGTTCCCAACCACTGTTAACTCCACCCTTTCATCCTATGTGGCAAACCAGGCATCTTCAGGAGTTGGGGGTCAGCCCAATATCACCAAGTTGATTATTACCAAACAAACGTTGCCCTCTTCCATTACTATGTCTCAAGAAGGGATGGTTACTGTTATCCCAGCCACAGTGGTGACCTCCCAGGGGCTCCAACTAGGCCAAACCAGTACAGCTACTATCCAGCCCAGTCAACAAGCCCAGATTGTCACTTGGTCAGTGTCGCaggcagcagcagctgctgctgcttctatgCAACTGCCTCCACCCCGACTACAGCCCCCTCCATTACAACAGATGCCACAGCCTCCGACTCAGCAGCAAGTTACTATTTCACAGCAGCTTCCTCCACTCCAGGCCATAAAACAGCCTCCACCTCAGAAAGTTTGAATCAATTTACAGCAACAGCTATCTCCTCTGCAGATCAAGAGTGTGTCTCTACCCACTTTGAAAGTGCAGACTACTTTAGTCCCACCAACTGTGGAAAGTAGTCCTGAGCAGCCTATGAACAATAGCCCTGAGGCCCATACGGTGGAGGCAACTTCTCCTGAGACTATCTGTGAGATGATCACAGATGTAGTTCCTGAGGTTTAGTCCCCTTCTCAGATAGATGTTGAATTGGTGAGTGGGTCTCCTGTGGCACTCTCACCCCAGCTTCGATGTTTGAGTTCTGGTTGTGAGAACACTTCCATTGTGAGTAAGGACTGGAACAATGAATACTGCAGCAATGAGTGTGTGGTGAAGCACTGCAGGGATGTATTCTTGGTCTGGGTAGCCTCTAGAAATTCAAACACAGTGGTGTTTGTGAAATAG